A window from Spiroplasma endosymbiont of Aspidapion aeneum encodes these proteins:
- the arcC gene encoding carbamate kinase: MSKIVIAIGGNALGSTPIEQLEIVKQTAKQLVNFVEKKNELIIVHGNGPQVGMINNGFDIAHLNNEESPIVDFPECGAMSQGYIGYHLQQALKNELRHKKINKDVASIITQVIVDKQDPGFKNPTKPIGSFMSLEKANELSKSKGWNIVEDSGRGWRRVIASPVPVDIIEKDMILKLVENKFLVICCGGGGVPVIEDKSQYTGIAAVIDKDFAAAKVAEVINADMLIILTAVDRVAINFNKDNQKELDVLTKDLINKYIDEGQFGSGSMLPKIKAALSFVERTKGKKAYIGSLKKAIDVLEEKSGTKIIL, encoded by the coding sequence ATGTCAAAAATAGTAATAGCAATTGGTGGAAACGCTTTAGGAAGTACTCCTATAGAACAATTAGAAATTGTAAAGCAAACTGCCAAACAATTAGTTAATTTTGTAGAAAAGAAGAATGAGTTAATAATAGTCCATGGAAATGGCCCTCAAGTTGGTATGATTAATAATGGTTTTGATATTGCTCATCTTAATAATGAAGAGTCCCCTATTGTTGACTTTCCCGAATGCGGAGCAATGAGCCAGGGATATATTGGTTATCATCTCCAACAGGCTTTAAAAAATGAACTAAGGCATAAAAAAATTAATAAGGATGTTGCTTCAATAATAACGCAAGTTATCGTAGATAAACAAGACCCTGGGTTTAAAAATCCTACAAAGCCAATTGGTTCTTTTATGAGTTTAGAAAAAGCGAATGAACTTTCTAAAAGTAAAGGATGAAACATTGTTGAAGATTCTGGTAGAGGATGGAGACGAGTTATTGCATCTCCAGTTCCTGTAGACATCATAGAAAAGGATATGATCTTAAAATTAGTTGAAAACAAATTTTTAGTTATATGTTGTGGTGGTGGTGGTGTTCCTGTTATAGAAGATAAATCACAATATACAGGAATCGCTGCTGTCATTGATAAAGATTTTGCCGCTGCAAAAGTTGCTGAAGTTATAAATGCAGATATGTTAATAATTTTAACAGCTGTTGATAGAGTTGCAATTAATTTTAATAAAGATAATCAAAAAGAACTTGATGTATTGACAAAAGATCTTATCAACAAATACATTGACGAAGGTCAATTTGGATCTGGTTCAATGTTGCCAAAAATAAAAGCAGCCCTATCCTTTGTTGAAAGAACAAAAGGAAAAAAAGCATACATTGGATCTTTAAAAAAAGCAATTGATGTATTAGAAGAAAAATCTGGAACAAAAATAATTTTATAA
- a CDS encoding YfcC family protein, which translates to MQEKEEQNSKVNNINQDNLHISKNRKKIKFKMLSAFTILLLIIFAIILISWVLKWSGTTTEVNNVPTKIKALGIFDVFLAPMKGFVQKADIIIFILTLGAFINVLMSTKSLEGFSQAITSKLKGKEVWAIIPLMLFFSFCGTTEGMAEESLGFYMICIPLMMAAGFDKITGLFIVLVGAGVGVIASTVNPFCISVAVNALTSTKQITTSVGDGIGLRLISWVVLTSIAIIMVMLYARKVKLDPQKSYTFATMEGDKKFFLSESVEIIDMNWRRKLSIVVFGFVFLIMILYMVGWDSILGYKDVDGDPLTYGPSMRLQNFVIDKLPYLSGMAEGFGIGGLDTAAAFFLIGSIALAIINCYKESTLLKEFMTGAGDILSVCLIIATAGGVGVVLQNSHIQELVIIGLSNSIGGIGSSIGIIIILFIIFILLSFVIPSTSGFATAVFPLLTGIVAKDSSILASGSITAFSFASGLVNIITPTSGVVMGAIAYARIDYAMFLNSIWKIILALTVACFILLLIGGAIGKPII; encoded by the coding sequence ATGCAAGAAAAAGAAGAACAAAATAGCAAAGTAAATAACATAAACCAAGATAATTTACATATTAGCAAAAACCGTAAAAAAATAAAATTTAAGATGTTATCTGCTTTTACTATTCTTTTATTAATAATTTTTGCAATTATTCTAATATCTTGAGTTTTGAAATGGTCTGGGACTACAACAGAAGTAAATAATGTCCCCACCAAAATAAAAGCACTTGGAATATTTGATGTATTCCTAGCACCAATGAAAGGTTTTGTACAAAAAGCAGATATTATTATTTTTATCCTAACTCTTGGTGCATTTATAAATGTATTAATGTCAACAAAATCATTAGAAGGTTTTTCTCAAGCAATAACTTCAAAATTAAAAGGTAAAGAAGTGTGAGCAATTATTCCACTTATGTTATTCTTCTCTTTCTGTGGTACAACAGAAGGAATGGCTGAAGAATCATTAGGATTTTATATGATATGTATCCCCTTAATGATGGCAGCTGGTTTTGATAAAATAACTGGGTTGTTCATTGTTTTGGTTGGTGCTGGTGTTGGAGTTATTGCTTCAACAGTTAATCCATTTTGTATTAGTGTCGCTGTTAACGCTTTAACAAGTACTAAACAAATAACCACATCTGTTGGTGATGGGATTGGACTTAGATTAATATCTTGAGTAGTCCTAACATCAATAGCAATAATTATGGTAATGTTATATGCTCGTAAAGTAAAACTTGATCCACAAAAATCTTACACTTTTGCAACTATGGAAGGAGATAAAAAATTCTTTTTATCTGAGAGTGTAGAAATAATTGATATGAATTGAAGACGTAAATTATCTATTGTAGTTTTTGGATTTGTATTTCTAATTATGATTCTTTATATGGTTGGATGAGATAGTATTCTTGGTTATAAAGATGTTGATGGTGACCCTTTAACTTATGGACCATCTATGAGATTGCAAAATTTTGTAATTGACAAATTACCATACCTTTCTGGTATGGCAGAGGGATTTGGTATTGGTGGTTTAGATACTGCTGCTGCATTCTTCTTAATTGGTTCAATAGCATTGGCTATAATCAATTGTTACAAAGAATCAACTCTATTAAAAGAATTTATGACAGGAGCTGGAGATATACTTAGTGTTTGTTTAATAATTGCAACAGCTGGTGGTGTTGGTGTTGTGCTTCAAAATAGCCATATTCAAGAATTAGTTATTATTGGATTAAGTAATTCTATTGGAGGAATTGGCTCTAGTATTGGAATAATTATAATCTTATTTATTATTTTCATTTTATTATCATTTGTAATTCCATCAACATCTGGTTTTGCAACCGCAGTCTTTCCCCTATTAACTGGGATCGTTGCAAAAGATTCAAGTATTTTAGCATCTGGTTCAATCACAGCATTTTCATTTGCAAGTGGGTTGGTAAATATTATAACCCCAACATCTGGAGTTGTTATGGGAGCTATTGCATATGCAAGAATTGATTATGCAATGTTTTTAAATTCAATTTGAAAAATAATTTTAGCCCTAACCGTTGCTTGCTTTATCTTACTTTTAATTGGTGGAGCAATAGGAAAACCTATTATTTAA
- the argF gene encoding ornithine carbamoyltransferase has protein sequence MALNLKGKSFLKLLDFTPREIKYLLDLARDLKRAKYVGNEIKTMEGKNIVLLFQKDSTRTRCAFEVGAMDQGAHVTYLGPSGSQFGKKESVEDSAKVLGRMYDAIEFRGYLQSDVESLAKYSKVPVYNGLTNEFHPTQILADFLTIIEYKDTLKNIKLVFAGDVKNNMGNSLMVGCAKMGMHFVGAGPKELWPDEKLINECKTIAKETGATINFSDDLKKACKDADVVYTDVWVSMGEEKSVWKSRIQQLKPFQVNKVVLNEAKSDMLFMHCLPAFHDLNTDVAKDIQKEFNLKEMEVTDEVFRSKNSVVFEEAENRLHTIKAVMVATIGK, from the coding sequence ATGGCACTTAATTTAAAAGGAAAAAGTTTTTTAAAATTATTAGACTTTACACCAAGAGAAATAAAATATTTGTTAGATCTTGCGAGAGACCTAAAGAGAGCAAAATACGTAGGAAATGAAATTAAAACAATGGAAGGAAAAAATATTGTTCTTCTCTTCCAAAAAGATTCAACAAGAACACGTTGTGCCTTTGAAGTTGGAGCAATGGACCAAGGGGCACATGTTACTTATCTTGGTCCTAGTGGGTCACAGTTTGGAAAGAAAGAATCTGTCGAAGATTCTGCAAAAGTATTGGGAAGAATGTATGATGCCATTGAGTTTCGTGGTTATTTACAATCTGATGTCGAAAGTCTTGCAAAATATTCAAAAGTACCAGTTTACAATGGTCTTACCAATGAATTTCATCCAACTCAAATTTTAGCAGATTTTCTTACAATTATTGAATACAAAGATACACTTAAAAACATAAAACTTGTTTTTGCTGGAGATGTTAAAAATAATATGGGGAACTCATTAATGGTTGGATGTGCTAAAATGGGAATGCACTTTGTTGGAGCTGGCCCAAAAGAATTATGGCCTGATGAAAAATTAATAAATGAATGCAAAACAATAGCTAAAGAAACTGGAGCTACAATTAATTTTTCAGACGATCTTAAAAAAGCTTGTAAAGATGCTGATGTTGTTTATACAGATGTTTGAGTTTCAATGGGAGAGGAAAAATCTGTATGAAAATCAAGAATACAACAATTAAAACCTTTTCAAGTTAATAAGGTGGTATTAAACGAAGCTAAAAGTGATATGCTTTTCATGCACTGTTTACCAGCCTTTCATGATCTTAACACAGATGTTGCAAAAGACATCCAAAAAGAATTTAATCTCAAAGAAATGGAAGTAACAGATGAAGTCTTTAGATCTAAAAACTCTGTTGTCTTTGAAGAGGCAGAAAATAGACTTCATACAATTAAAGCAGTAATGGTTGCAACAATTGGAAAATAA
- a CDS encoding arginine deiminase has translation MTAKINVFSEIGRLRTVLVHRPGEEIENLTPELLDRLLFDDIPFKDVAIKEHDLFTKLMKDNGVEVLYIETLVAETLDQNPKLRTSFINQFILEAEVDKKYEKVFFDYLFNLDNKRLAKKMIAGTKKIELNINEKNTYPFVADPLPNILFQRDPFSSIAHGITMHRMWSVTRNRETLFPDFVFKNHKNYAGNVPYYYQRDWKDAHIEGGDILVLNKETLIIGVSQRTTIEAVEKVAELLFKEGIYKKIIALDLPKSRSFMHLDTVFTNIDYDKFIAHPLIFESMDEFKIYELTPKGKKLLDINLEELLSDLTGRKVTIIKCGGDDPISEGREQWNDGTNVLTLEPGKVIAYNRNTVTIELLKKAGVEVLLTESSELSRGRGGPRCMSMPLWRDEMQSFKK, from the coding sequence ATGACAGCAAAAATTAATGTATTTTCAGAAATTGGAAGGCTAAGAACTGTTTTAGTTCATAGACCTGGTGAAGAAATTGAAAATCTAACACCCGAATTATTAGACAGGTTATTGTTCGATGATATCCCTTTTAAAGATGTTGCAATCAAAGAACATGATTTATTTACAAAATTAATGAAAGATAATGGTGTTGAGGTTTTATATATCGAAACACTTGTTGCAGAAACATTAGACCAAAACCCAAAATTAAGAACATCATTTATAAACCAATTTATTTTAGAAGCAGAAGTTGATAAAAAATATGAAAAAGTTTTTTTTGATTATTTGTTTAATCTTGACAATAAACGCTTAGCAAAAAAAATGATTGCTGGGACTAAAAAAATAGAATTAAACATCAATGAAAAAAATACTTATCCATTTGTGGCAGACCCTTTGCCAAATATACTATTTCAGCGTGATCCTTTTTCATCAATTGCACACGGAATAACAATGCATAGAATGTGGTCTGTTACTAGAAATCGAGAAACCCTATTTCCAGATTTTGTTTTTAAAAATCATAAAAATTATGCTGGAAATGTTCCATATTATTATCAAAGAGATTGAAAAGATGCCCATATTGAAGGTGGAGATATTCTCGTTCTTAATAAAGAAACTTTGATTATCGGTGTTTCTCAACGAACAACAATTGAAGCTGTCGAAAAAGTAGCTGAACTTTTATTTAAGGAAGGAATATACAAAAAAATCATTGCCTTAGACCTTCCAAAAAGTAGAAGTTTTATGCATTTAGATACAGTATTTACAAATATAGATTATGACAAATTTATTGCACACCCTTTAATCTTTGAAAGTATGGATGAATTTAAAATATATGAATTAACACCAAAAGGTAAAAAACTACTAGATATAAATTTAGAAGAACTACTATCTGATTTAACTGGTCGCAAAGTAACAATTATTAAATGTGGTGGTGATGACCCGATTTCTGAAGGTCGTGAACAATGAAATGATGGGACTAATGTTTTAACATTAGAACCTGGTAAAGTAATTGCTTACAATAGAAACACTGTTACAATTGAACTTTTAAAAAAAGCAGGTGTTGAGGTTTTATTAACAGAATCTTCTGAACTGTCACGTGGACGTGGTGGTCCTAGATGTATGTCAATGCCCTTATGACGTGACGAAATGCAATCATTTAAAAAATAA
- a CDS encoding triphosphoribosyl-dephospho-CoA synthase, which produces MNYFFIQKKPDELADIFISCVLTEIEQYPCMGLVSKINNGCHKDMDYKLFKKSSLAIENLLKDIIKNIDKIKDFNDLKKIGYKNEKEMFLLTKNINTHKGLIFCTSVYFYCLLKFKPKDLKSHIKNISLLCKNIKKEYGKSQSIGDELYRKYKILGAKYQAYKGYKIIYKALNYYHLNIVKKDIDKSLKLFLLLGYISIKIKDTTLINKIGLKKYKLYKKKIKILLCSYKEEEIYNFNKWCIENNASPGGSADIFVLLLFTNMIVIN; this is translated from the coding sequence ATGAATTATTTTTTTATACAAAAAAAACCAGATGAATTGGCGGACATATTTATAAGTTGTGTTTTAACAGAAATAGAACAATATCCGTGTATGGGCCTTGTTTCCAAAATAAATAATGGTTGTCATAAGGATATGGATTATAAACTATTTAAAAAGAGTAGTCTAGCAATAGAAAATTTATTAAAAGACATTATAAAAAATATTGATAAAATAAAAGATTTTAATGATTTGAAAAAAATCGGTTATAAAAATGAAAAAGAGATGTTTTTACTAACAAAAAATATCAACACTCACAAGGGGTTAATATTTTGTACCTCAGTCTATTTTTATTGTCTCTTAAAATTTAAACCAAAAGATTTAAAAAGTCATATTAAAAATATTTCACTTCTTTGTAAGAATATAAAAAAAGAGTACGGAAAATCACAATCAATTGGTGATGAATTATATCGAAAATACAAGATCTTAGGCGCTAAATATCAAGCCTATAAAGGCTATAAAATCATTTATAAGGCTTTAAATTATTATCATTTAAATATTGTCAAAAAAGATATTGATAAATCTTTAAAATTATTTCTTTTACTTGGATATATTAGTATTAAGATAAAAGATACAACATTAATTAACAAAATCGGTCTAAAAAAATATAAATTATACAAAAAAAAGATTAAAATATTACTATGTAGTTATAAAGAAGAAGAGATATATAATTTTAACAAATGATGTATTGAAAATAATGCTTCTCCCGGAGGAAGTGCTGATATTTTTGTATTATTATTATTCACCAATATGATAGTTATAAATTAA
- a CDS encoding 2-hydroxycarboxylate transporter family protein, translated as MKELLTKEMLVTKNEMISKSQLKIAKKAQKLDDFKIKKLIIAEKEYLISKMNIEHVVGKYERKLKLAHYKYNDTNKNEKKYAKIEKFIKGRFEWYKESLEIVEKNFALAKEDIESGVYKAAQLNIKFYINPINKKYSKMNYKMNAKIIKDEYKRWIATPESKTEIIKLKEEYKNAVAQEKIKIAEFKKAYKQELADKILNNTFTMSEQELTAKKNQLADKLAKEIAEEQTKINSNASPEEKIWLDTFISFKTLEYRKSMKVLKASSDASYDKKMLKISLKNTLRHNISSVKANTKIIKSKLNNLVLKYKYIQLYEESDKLYTPFTIMIKKIFVNFKTNIINYFKDLGDKFSEMRNWRLIDFVRAKIWGIPFYLLAFFVLIICLAYGINVIKVNMIWAFAFLLVTATVFGVIFEAIPIFNRYMGGAVLGCMLVGVTMVSTKVIDKSGVLYNCISTWFDKQGFLDLYVSVLLIGAVLSIPRKMIIKAFGGFFVVIVIGTIFSIMFAFFGAKLIGMSNKKLLLGYALPILCAGNGGGVQPIATMAGNAGFDKSSWLSGALAISTIASIVSILFAAIIDNLGKAVPKLSGNGQLMKQDIHIAERKTKTSHKHITISLLMVTVIFIFSTIISDAIITKDLIGIAIPNYAWMVIICLIINVADVLPEDIKKGALETNKWVAKQTTWLLMLGVGIVYIDLDKFLNALNLTSVFICTLFVIGSIVGIMLVSKILKMNTVEAVLSGGLCMTTQGGTGVVSVLGVSNRMELMAFGQITCRIGGSLILVLAAGLFSIYNDGSVGQLVF; from the coding sequence ATGAAAGAATTATTAACGAAAGAGATGCTTGTTACAAAAAATGAGATGATTTCAAAATCGCAATTAAAAATTGCTAAAAAAGCTCAAAAACTTGATGACTTTAAAATAAAAAAGCTTATAATTGCAGAAAAAGAGTACTTAATTTCTAAAATGAATATTGAACACGTTGTTGGAAAATATGAAAGAAAGTTAAAACTTGCTCATTATAAGTACAATGACACAAATAAAAATGAAAAAAAATACGCTAAAATTGAAAAGTTCATAAAAGGTCGTTTTGAATGATATAAAGAATCATTAGAAATTGTTGAAAAGAATTTTGCTTTAGCAAAAGAAGATATTGAAAGTGGTGTTTATAAGGCAGCGCAATTAAATATAAAGTTTTATATTAATCCAATTAATAAAAAATATTCAAAAATGAATTATAAGATGAATGCAAAAATAATTAAAGATGAATATAAAAGATGGATAGCAACACCAGAAAGCAAGACAGAAATCATTAAACTTAAAGAAGAATATAAAAACGCTGTTGCACAAGAAAAAATAAAAATTGCTGAATTTAAAAAAGCATATAAACAAGAACTGGCAGATAAAATCTTAAATAATACATTTACAATGTCAGAACAAGAACTTACTGCTAAAAAAAACCAATTAGCAGATAAATTGGCAAAAGAAATTGCCGAAGAACAAACAAAAATAAATAGTAACGCTTCTCCTGAAGAAAAAATTTGGTTAGATACTTTTATTTCATTTAAAACACTAGAATATCGAAAATCAATGAAAGTTCTTAAAGCATCTTCAGATGCTAGCTATGATAAAAAAATGCTTAAAATAAGTTTAAAAAATACATTAAGGCATAATATCTCAAGTGTTAAAGCAAATACAAAAATTATAAAATCAAAATTGAATAATTTAGTCTTAAAATATAAGTATATTCAATTATATGAAGAAAGTGATAAATTATACACTCCATTTACAATTATGATTAAAAAGATCTTTGTAAATTTTAAAACAAATATTATTAATTATTTCAAAGATTTAGGTGATAAATTTTCAGAGATGAGAAATTGACGCTTGATTGACTTTGTTAGGGCAAAAATTTGAGGAATACCATTTTACTTATTAGCTTTTTTTGTTTTAATTATATGTCTAGCGTATGGGATAAATGTTATAAAAGTAAACATGATTTGGGCTTTTGCATTTTTACTCGTAACAGCAACTGTTTTTGGGGTTATATTTGAAGCAATTCCAATTTTTAATCGTTATATGGGAGGTGCTGTTTTAGGTTGTATGCTTGTTGGAGTTACTATGGTATCTACAAAAGTAATTGATAAAAGCGGAGTCTTGTATAATTGTATAAGTACTTGATTTGATAAACAGGGATTCTTAGACTTATACGTTTCTGTTTTACTAATTGGTGCCGTGCTATCAATTCCAAGAAAAATGATTATTAAAGCATTTGGTGGGTTCTTTGTAGTAATTGTTATTGGAACTATATTTTCAATTATGTTTGCCTTTTTTGGGGCAAAACTAATTGGAATGTCTAATAAAAAATTATTACTTGGATATGCATTGCCAATTCTATGTGCTGGAAATGGTGGTGGAGTCCAACCAATTGCAACAATGGCTGGTAATGCAGGTTTTGATAAGTCTTCATGATTATCTGGTGCATTGGCAATATCAACAATTGCATCTATCGTTTCAATCTTATTTGCAGCAATAATTGATAACTTAGGAAAAGCAGTTCCAAAGCTTTCTGGTAATGGACAACTTATGAAACAAGATATACATATTGCTGAGAGAAAAACAAAAACTTCTCATAAACACATTACAATATCACTTTTAATGGTAACTGTTATCTTTATTTTCTCAACAATTATTTCAGATGCAATTATTACAAAAGACTTAATTGGAATAGCAATTCCAAATTATGCTTGAATGGTTATTATTTGTTTAATTATAAACGTGGCTGACGTTTTACCAGAAGATATTAAAAAAGGTGCCCTAGAAACTAATAAATGGGTTGCCAAACAAACAACATGGTTATTAATGCTTGGTGTTGGAATTGTTTACATTGATTTGGATAAATTTCTAAATGCTCTGAACCTAACATCAGTGTTTATTTGTACACTATTTGTTATTGGTTCTATTGTTGGAATTATGTTAGTTTCTAAAATTTTAAAAATG